One part of the Mariniflexile litorale genome encodes these proteins:
- a CDS encoding metallophosphoesterase: MNRRKFIKKGGLTSLGICFLSALYSWKIEPFWLDFVRIKMPIKNLPEDLVGKHIMQISDIHVGNRFDWNYLIDSFKKAQKFNPDIVVYTGDYISYNDRQFEQLKIVMESAVIGKYGTVGVLGNHDYGKKWRQESVANTIIKILDESGIKILRNEQIEIKGLNIIGIDDLWGTNFHPEKALSKLDIRKANLVLCHNPDVCDLNVWKNYNSWILSGHTHGGQVKPPFLPPPILPVKNKTYRAGKINLSKQRTLYINRALGHLWQIRFNVRPEITIFELKRE; this comes from the coding sequence TTGAATAGAAGAAAATTCATCAAAAAAGGAGGGCTCACTTCTCTTGGAATTTGTTTTTTATCCGCGTTATATTCTTGGAAAATTGAACCTTTTTGGCTCGATTTTGTTAGAATAAAAATGCCCATTAAAAATTTGCCAGAAGATTTAGTTGGTAAACATATAATGCAAATTAGTGACATTCATGTTGGTAATAGATTTGATTGGAATTACCTAATCGATTCTTTCAAAAAAGCTCAAAAGTTTAATCCAGATATAGTGGTTTATACAGGAGATTACATAAGTTATAACGATAGACAGTTTGAGCAACTTAAAATAGTAATGGAAAGTGCTGTAATAGGAAAATATGGTACTGTTGGGGTATTAGGCAATCATGATTATGGTAAGAAATGGAGGCAAGAAAGTGTAGCAAATACGATTATTAAAATTTTAGATGAATCTGGAATTAAGATATTACGAAATGAGCAGATAGAGATTAAAGGTTTAAATATTATTGGGATTGATGATTTGTGGGGGACTAACTTTCATCCTGAAAAAGCTTTATCTAAACTAGATATTCGAAAAGCAAATTTAGTTTTATGTCATAATCCTGACGTTTGTGATTTAAATGTATGGAAAAATTATAATAGTTGGATTTTATCAGGGCATACACATGGTGGTCAAGTTAAGCCACCATTTCTTCCTCCACCCATTCTACCAGTTAAAAATAAAACATACCGAGCAGGAAAAATAAACCTCTCTAAGCAAAGAACTTTATATATTAATAGAGCTCTAGGTCACTTGTGGCAAATAAGGTTTAATGTGAGACCAGAAATAACAATTTTCGAATTAAAAAGAGAATAA
- a CDS encoding DUF354 domain-containing protein — protein sequence MNYKILIDIKHPAQLNLFKGLALELKNKGWTVLICYLDRGKLPAIIKREYIDFELISVGSSQGTKWSIFWDGNVKRASKFIHLIQKHKFNICIAASSAPLALACKLTKTPIIQFYDDPERKRINKINAFLSDRLFFPEIVEKNRKIDTFNCLKEWSYLSPKRFSPNVKALHNYGLKPYGYVFVREVSNKSFNYFNQEDAIICCFSEQISKKLPIILSLEDKNIQTKFPRNWIPLVEPVDDIHSLMYYSKLVISSGDSMAREGAMLGVPSIYTGIREMKANKILINQGVLKHLPGDTAVPRINYIIEASNDLELQLKFRENLVNEWDDMVDFMEQKIIEFKK from the coding sequence ATGAATTATAAAATACTTATAGATATTAAACATCCTGCACAATTAAATTTATTTAAAGGATTAGCTTTAGAACTTAAAAATAAAGGATGGACAGTACTTATTTGTTATTTGGATCGCGGAAAACTTCCTGCTATTATAAAGCGAGAATATATAGATTTTGAATTAATTTCTGTAGGAAGCAGTCAGGGTACTAAATGGTCAATTTTTTGGGATGGTAATGTAAAAAGAGCCTCAAAATTTATCCATCTCATTCAAAAACATAAATTTAATATCTGCATTGCAGCTAGTAGCGCTCCTTTAGCCTTAGCCTGTAAATTAACAAAAACACCCATAATTCAATTTTATGATGATCCAGAAAGAAAAAGAATAAATAAAATTAATGCATTCCTTTCCGATCGATTGTTTTTTCCTGAAATTGTAGAAAAAAACAGAAAAATAGATACTTTTAATTGTCTTAAAGAGTGGAGTTATTTAAGCCCAAAGCGGTTTTCTCCAAATGTTAAGGCACTTCATAATTATGGATTAAAACCATATGGATATGTTTTTGTAAGAGAAGTAAGTAATAAATCATTCAATTATTTTAATCAGGAAGATGCTATTATTTGTTGCTTTTCAGAACAAATATCAAAAAAATTACCCATCATATTATCGCTTGAAGATAAAAATATTCAGACAAAATTTCCTAGAAATTGGATTCCTTTAGTAGAGCCTGTAGATGATATACATTCTCTTATGTATTACTCTAAACTTGTTATTTCCTCAGGAGATAGCATGGCAAGAGAAGGGGCTATGTTAGGAGTTCCAAGTATTTACACAGGTATTCGGGAAATGAAAGCTAATAAAATTCTTATAAATCAAGGGGTGCTTAAACATTTACCAGGAGATACGGCAGTACCTAGAATAAACTACATAATTGAAGCCTCCAATGATTTAGAATTACAATTGAAATTTAGAGAAAATTTGGTCAATGAATGGGATGACATGGTTGATTTTATGGAACAAAAAATTATAGAATTTAAGAAATAA
- a CDS encoding nucleotide sugar dehydrogenase gives MNISIFGLGYVGCVSLGCLAKNGHKVIGVDINKNKVDLINQGMPTIIEKDIDKILKEQFDKGNVSATMDSSEAVRDSEVSIIAVGTPSTINGHLNFNYIFKVAENIAEALISKNGIHIIAIRSTVLPGTCDKVASIIEKVSGKKRNEGFMVVDNPEFLREGSAVEDYYNPPLTLIGSDSDYAADKIASLYSNLPCEIVKTSLEVAEIMKYVNNTYHALKISFANEVGNICSSLGVDSHEVMSIFCKDKQLNISNYYFKPGFAFGGSCLPKDLKGLQMLAHDLYVKTPVIDGISVTNENQIERAIMMIQQYAGKKMGFLGLSFKEGTDDLRNSPAVRVIESLIGQGKDISIYDKNINLTILTGTNKDYIEARIPHLSKLLVSDLDTIISENEVLIVCTKEYEFTEKLSVIEDKIIIDFVRLHETFLNKKNYIGINWGHFSTNNYTYISTEDTVII, from the coding sequence ATGAATATTAGTATTTTCGGCCTCGGCTATGTAGGCTGTGTTAGTTTAGGCTGCCTTGCAAAAAACGGACATAAAGTAATAGGAGTTGATATAAATAAAAACAAAGTTGATTTGATCAACCAGGGAATGCCCACCATTATAGAAAAGGATATTGATAAAATATTGAAGGAACAATTTGATAAAGGAAATGTTTCAGCTACGATGGATTCAAGTGAGGCAGTACGCGATTCAGAAGTGAGTATAATTGCAGTAGGAACTCCTTCTACAATAAATGGACATTTAAATTTTAATTATATTTTTAAAGTTGCAGAGAATATAGCAGAAGCACTTATATCAAAAAATGGAATACATATAATAGCTATTAGATCCACGGTTCTACCAGGTACATGTGATAAGGTCGCAAGCATTATAGAAAAAGTTTCAGGAAAAAAGAGAAATGAAGGATTTATGGTAGTGGATAATCCAGAGTTTTTAAGAGAAGGAAGTGCAGTGGAAGATTATTATAATCCACCTCTCACTTTAATTGGTTCCGATAGTGATTATGCTGCTGATAAAATAGCTTCATTATACAGTAATTTACCATGTGAAATTGTAAAAACAAGTTTAGAAGTAGCTGAGATTATGAAGTATGTTAATAATACTTACCATGCTTTAAAAATTTCATTTGCCAACGAGGTAGGAAATATATGTTCTTCTTTAGGAGTTGATTCTCATGAGGTTATGAGTATATTTTGCAAAGACAAACAATTGAATATTTCCAATTATTATTTTAAACCAGGTTTTGCTTTTGGAGGGTCATGTTTACCAAAAGATTTAAAAGGTTTACAAATGTTAGCGCATGATTTATATGTAAAAACACCTGTAATTGATGGCATTAGTGTAACTAATGAAAATCAAATAGAGCGAGCTATTATGATGATTCAGCAATATGCAGGAAAAAAAATGGGGTTTTTAGGTTTGAGCTTTAAAGAAGGGACAGACGATTTAAGAAACAGTCCAGCTGTTCGAGTTATAGAATCTTTAATAGGCCAAGGCAAAGATATATCTATATACGATAAGAATATAAACTTAACCATTTTAACAGGTACAAATAAGGACTATATTGAAGCTCGAATCCCCCATTTGTCTAAACTACTCGTATCGGATTTGGATACAATAATTTCAGAAAATGAAGTTTTAATTGTTTGTACTAAAGAATACGAGTTTACTGAAAAATTGAGTGTAATAGAAGACAAGATTATTATTGATTTTGTAAGATTACATGAGACTTTCTTAAATAAAAAGAATTATATAGGTATTAATTGGGGACACTTTAGTACAAATAATTATACTTATATATCAACAGAAGATACAGTAATAATTT
- a CDS encoding undecaprenyl-diphosphate phosphatase, giving the protein MDIIQAIILAIIEGVTEFLPISSTGHMILASSLMKIESIAFVTTFEIFIQLGAILAIVLIYSKRLLQGVAIYRKLVVAFLPTAIIGFLLYNFIKTYLFNPTIVAVSLIIGGIILILIDKKVINQKSKTAILENISYKNAFIIGLTQCFSMIPGVSRAAATIVGGVLNGLDKKQATEFSFLLAIPTMFAASTYDLLKTPLEISNKEIFFLSLGLFISFGTAWIAVNIFLKIVEKYGFEYFGYYRIIIGLLFLLILK; this is encoded by the coding sequence ATGGATATTATTCAAGCAATAATTCTTGCTATAATTGAAGGAGTCACGGAGTTCCTTCCCATATCCTCAACGGGACATATGATTTTAGCTTCGAGCTTAATGAAAATTGAAAGTATTGCATTTGTTACAACTTTTGAGATTTTTATTCAATTAGGAGCGATTTTGGCAATAGTTTTGATTTATTCTAAAAGATTATTACAAGGAGTTGCCATTTACAGAAAATTAGTAGTAGCATTTTTACCCACAGCAATCATTGGATTTTTATTATACAATTTTATTAAAACGTATTTATTTAATCCCACCATTGTTGCTGTTTCATTAATCATTGGTGGTATAATTTTAATTTTAATTGATAAAAAAGTTATTAATCAAAAAAGTAAGACCGCTATATTGGAAAATATTTCATATAAAAATGCTTTTATTATTGGGCTGACGCAGTGTTTTTCTATGATACCAGGTGTTTCTAGAGCCGCAGCTACAATTGTGGGAGGTGTATTAAATGGATTGGATAAAAAGCAGGCAACGGAGTTTTCATTTCTGCTTGCAATTCCAACCATGTTTGCAGCTAGTACATATGATTTATTGAAAACACCTTTAGAGATATCAAACAAAGAAATCTTTTTTTTAAGTTTAGGATTATTTATCTCCTTTGGCACTGCTTGGATAGCCGTTAATATTTTTTTGAAAATTGTTGAAAAATATGGTTTTGAATATTTTGGTTATTATCGAATTATAATAGGCTTATTGTTTCTGCTAATTTTAAAGTAA